The Anolis carolinensis isolate JA03-04 chromosome 2, rAnoCar3.1.pri, whole genome shotgun sequence genome has a window encoding:
- the wnt8a gene encoding protein Wnt-8a has product MKGSIFIILITIGIYSGIFNTSAWSVNNFLMTGPKAYLTYSTSVAAGAHLGIEECKFQFAWERWNCPESALQLSTHYKLRSATRETSFVHAISSAGVMYTLARNCSMGDFESCSCDSSRNGHSKNRGKGWIWGGCSDNVEFAEKISKHFVDALETGHDTRALMNLHNNEAGRLAVKSTMKRTCKCHGVSGSCNIQTCWLQLADFREIGSYLKTKYDQAQKLEMDKNRIRAGNSAESRGAKNEAFGSVPSTNLVFLEDSPDYCTINVSLGLRGTEGRECLQGGKKRSCKKVCLDCGLKIEETRTEVVSSCNCKFLWCCTVKCQQCKQVVTKYYCSRSESFSSNNIRKRNRAPRR; this is encoded by the exons ATGAAGGGAAGCATCTTTATCATCCTTATCACTATTGGGATATACAGCGGCATTTTCAACACTTCAGCATG GTCTGTGAACAACTTTCTCATGACAGGACCCAAG GCATATTTGACATACTCTACTAGCGTGGCTGCTGGTGCTCATCTTGGGATTGAAGAATGTAAATTCCAGTTTGCCTGGGAACGCTGGAATTGTCCAGAGAGTGCGCTTCAACTTTCCACGCACTATAAGCTTAGGAGTG CAACCAGGGAGACCTCTTTTGTTCATGCCATCAGCTCAGCTGGAGTCATGTACACACTTGCCAGGAACTGCAGCATGGGTGATTTTGAAAGTTGTAGCTGCGATAGCTCAAGAAATGGACAT TCTAAAAACC gGGGAAAAGGATGGATTTGGGGTGGCTGCAGTGACAATGTGGAGTTTGCTGAAAAAATTTCAAAACACTTTGTGGATGCTTTGGAGACAGGACATGATACTAGAGCTTTAATGAATTTGCACAATAATGAAGCCGGGCGGCTG GCTGTGAAATCAACCATGAAGCGAACGTGTAAATGTCATGGGGTATCTGGGAGCTGCAACATCCAAACCTGTTGGCTTCAGCTTGCAGACTTCCGAGAAATTGGAAGTTATCTGAAAACCAAATATGATCAGGCTCAGAAGCTAGAGATGGACAAGAACAGGATAAGAGCAGGGAACAGCGCAGAGAGTCGGGGAGCCAAAAACGAGGCCTTTGGCTCTGTGCCATCCACAAATCTTGTGTTCTTGGAGGACTCTCCTGACTACTGCACCATCAATGTCAGCCTGGGCCTTCGGGGCACGGAGGGGCGGGAATGCCTGCAGGGTGGCAAGAAGCGGAGTTGTAAGAAAGTCTGTTTGGACTGTGGGCTGAAAATAGAGGAAACGAGGACAGAGGTTGTCTCCAGCTGCAACTGCAAGTTCCTCTGGTGTTGTACAGTGAAATGTCAGCAATGCAAACAAGTAGTCACCAAGTATTATTGCTCCAGATCCGAGAGCTTTTCTTCCAATAACATCCGGAAGCGAAACAGGGCACCCAGGAGATAA